One Deinococcus psychrotolerans genomic window carries:
- a CDS encoding DUF421 domain-containing protein: MNTLMTVLHTLLTPQDGWSAEFFLRVALSVLLLFALVIFIARAFGSRTFASFTSFDFLINVTAGSLVASAIMGKNLIGGALALLCLAGLQWLISFFSARFRPWHDLVDNPPVVLIEHGQYQHRVMRRVRVSMQSLEQQLRNQGVTEVEKVQFAILESGGTISVISGDASQRSVGTLPRRTG, encoded by the coding sequence ATGAACACCCTTATGACGGTGCTGCACACGCTCCTCACTCCGCAAGATGGGTGGTCTGCTGAGTTCTTCCTGCGGGTGGCCCTGTCCGTCCTCCTCCTGTTCGCGTTGGTGATCTTCATCGCCCGCGCTTTCGGTTCGCGCACGTTCGCGTCGTTCACCTCCTTTGATTTTCTGATTAACGTCACCGCCGGTTCGCTGGTGGCCAGCGCCATTATGGGTAAGAACCTGATCGGCGGCGCACTGGCGCTGCTGTGCTTAGCCGGACTGCAATGGCTGATCTCTTTCTTCAGCGCTCGGTTTCGCCCCTGGCATGACCTGGTGGACAACCCGCCGGTGGTGCTAATCGAACACGGTCAGTACCAGCACCGCGTCATGCGCCGCGTGCGCGTTTCAATGCAGTCTCTAGAACAGCAACTCAGAAACCAAGGCGTCACTGAGGTAGAGAAAGTGCAGTTCGCCATCTTGGAATCCGGCGGCACCATCTCGGTCATTTCCGGTGATGCGTCCCAGAGATCAGTGGGCACCCTGCCGCGCCGGACAGGTTAA
- a CDS encoding response regulator: MNRPFRLMLIDDNYADCLLAEEALNYPGLECEFTFSDSGPAVLASFKAGAQLPDLLLLDVNMPEMNGFEILKVIKTTSELWHLPVGMLSTSKRPKDITEAYDLQANFYIVKSLEFSGFQRQLSALLSFWRSAMLPSPKSHKSAKAVPAPA, translated from the coding sequence ATGAATCGTCCATTTCGCTTGATGCTGATAGACGACAACTACGCGGATTGTCTGCTGGCTGAAGAAGCGTTGAACTACCCTGGTCTGGAATGTGAATTCACCTTTAGTGACTCAGGCCCAGCTGTCCTCGCGAGCTTCAAGGCTGGCGCTCAACTCCCTGATCTGCTGTTGTTGGATGTCAACATGCCAGAGATGAACGGCTTTGAGATCCTGAAGGTGATTAAGACGACATCCGAACTGTGGCACTTACCGGTAGGGATGTTGAGCACGTCGAAAAGGCCGAAAGACATCACCGAGGCGTACGATCTACAGGCCAATTTTTATATAGTGAAGTCCCTCGAGTTTTCAGGGTTCCAGCGCCAGTTGTCTGCCTTGTTGAGCTTCTGGCGGAGCGCCATGTTGCCCAGCCCTAAAAGCCATAAGTCCGCAAAAGCCGTCCCCGCACCGGCCTGA
- a CDS encoding eCIS core domain-containing protein: protein MPEYEQTHRPSPTVAKPTESKAPAKSPSLQRQQAQTPEQRTAAIQRQAKRTAQQQVKFQLQRQIEEERSRHLVPFQAETIFDSTTVQRFVQSVSSALPQRAARSKAAGIQAVQRKSATQAQLPLRESHQQIKLGQIQRSLGNQLSRPSLQRQQQAASVLSALSLQREAMQGVLQQQVSLQRQISDGQATLPSGAFEAALQRQAGPAPLTQRPSTPAQWVQAAQLEVQRVADPAKPGQPRWMSVQHRDQHVGVLRSVGSQLAQGFKADRGPAVQRYADYGLQIATLQRQIQTSGIPRVVMSQIPASERPSLQRAMDEALQGLKEQDEQDQTALNIHALQRQLTDLNNQAEQPVMERIQARRGSGNPLPETVQRHLEAGLNHNLSKVRIHDDSEADKLAKSVQAVAFTTGSDIYFQSGKFSPNTQSGLELIAHEVTHVKQQASGQVGKGIDPDAGLEAQAQQMGKQMAHTFGAQPIQSKAPQSAKKAVPQNKALPTNPYAPGVYTKAAALQRVQAGTVQAALHHPFASMQRQESGTLQRFGLSDLNPVNLVKKGAEWAADKGKDLLAKGLTIIPGYKQLCMTFGKDLVTGKAMAQDPNALLDTLANWVPGPLKDIIKAVKESKAIPKAWAWFKGELGKLRLGDLMGDIGDAIKSLSIDKAKAAVMGRVSTLKGIITGSAKRIADIVLTAIAAGLGPVGQKVVAALRSSGDMIVQVLKNPAKFASNLLAALKKGFGQFGSNAPKHFQNGVGTWLTGATGVSLPPKLDLPGIFMTALTIMGLTYQNFRGRLVKAVGEQKVKLAEGSVQLIKTLQGGLHKDPDVKGQQGGVGSEVLAGIKSEVQNSLILAGIKKVVGMLIPGGGFLTAIVGAFQSVQFVIQQGSQIAGVIMDALSSVGAIAAGNIGGAANLVERSLSGAIPLALGFVAKLVGIGNLGGKIKNTFAKVKARLDRVVDKVVLKAKGLIGKLKVGVANTAQKAKAFISGIFGKKSFKTKKEQHSVWVDFKSNTPTLMLASTPREARVQLHYAHTEALERNASKKNEADTHLAQGQAVVTQGIAELKKAASAATGKPSKAKTDPKIFLTKLSAQYTAQLAPIAQKLFDLAESGTARQGSVLPPHTVTFECKPSLDFAEYKRQLGISQAVLRGMSAEEFFKRRAQFNFVVPQEKVERKLSVKSQNGRDDYHEKPAMSQAKAQAAKELQDFLSDPNGSAIVALKVNKIQSLMEMVRLSTVDKLKNTKKADEKAKLSRQLLKISDGMDTLSNASSNMDAGKTKSAAKSILGCLTVLHSLDQVASGLPSQLAGKGLDAYGDARVDFSIGGSWLQKDRLSGLEGHIRKNISTKNYPMTKLTPISLTVIKT, encoded by the coding sequence ATGCCGGAATACGAGCAAACGCACCGCCCTTCTCCTACGGTTGCCAAGCCTACCGAGTCCAAAGCACCGGCTAAATCCCCCTCGTTGCAGCGCCAACAAGCGCAAACACCTGAGCAGCGAACCGCCGCCATCCAGCGCCAAGCCAAGCGCACCGCTCAGCAGCAAGTCAAATTTCAACTTCAGCGCCAGATTGAAGAAGAACGCTCGCGCCATTTGGTGCCGTTCCAAGCGGAAACGATTTTCGATTCAACGACAGTGCAGCGCTTTGTGCAATCGGTATCCAGCGCTTTACCGCAACGAGCAGCCCGTTCCAAAGCAGCAGGCATTCAAGCCGTTCAGCGTAAAAGCGCTACTCAAGCTCAATTGCCGCTCCGCGAAAGCCATCAGCAAATCAAACTCGGCCAGATTCAAAGAAGTTTGGGCAATCAGCTTTCACGGCCTAGTTTGCAACGTCAACAGCAAGCCGCTTCGGTGTTGAGCGCCCTGAGTCTGCAACGTGAAGCCATGCAAGGCGTATTACAGCAGCAGGTCAGCTTGCAGCGGCAAATTAGCGACGGGCAAGCCACATTACCGAGCGGTGCTTTTGAAGCGGCTTTGCAGCGTCAAGCAGGCCCAGCGCCTTTAACCCAAAGGCCCAGCACTCCGGCGCAGTGGGTACAAGCTGCCCAACTTGAAGTGCAGCGCGTGGCCGATCCAGCCAAACCCGGTCAACCTCGCTGGATGAGTGTTCAACACCGAGACCAGCACGTTGGCGTGCTGCGATCCGTCGGCAGTCAGTTGGCACAGGGCTTCAAAGCAGACCGTGGCCCTGCTGTCCAGCGCTACGCCGACTACGGTTTGCAAATCGCCACCTTGCAGCGTCAAATCCAGACCAGTGGTATTCCCCGTGTGGTCATGAGTCAAATCCCTGCTTCGGAGCGGCCCAGCTTGCAGCGGGCAATGGATGAGGCGTTGCAAGGCCTCAAAGAGCAAGACGAACAAGATCAAACAGCCCTGAACATTCACGCACTACAACGTCAACTGACCGACCTGAATAACCAAGCCGAACAGCCGGTGATGGAACGCATTCAGGCTCGGCGCGGCAGCGGAAACCCGCTGCCGGAAACGGTACAACGCCATTTGGAAGCCGGACTCAATCATAATTTGAGCAAGGTCAGGATTCACGACGACAGCGAAGCGGACAAGTTGGCCAAAAGCGTTCAAGCGGTTGCGTTTACCACGGGTTCGGATATTTACTTTCAAAGCGGCAAGTTTAGCCCCAATACCCAAAGCGGCCTAGAGTTGATTGCCCACGAAGTCACGCACGTGAAGCAGCAAGCCAGCGGGCAAGTCGGCAAGGGCATTGATCCTGATGCGGGCTTGGAAGCGCAGGCGCAGCAAATGGGCAAACAAATGGCGCATACGTTCGGCGCTCAACCGATTCAAAGTAAAGCGCCGCAGTCCGCAAAGAAGGCCGTGCCGCAAAACAAAGCCTTGCCTACCAATCCATATGCACCGGGGGTTTACACCAAGGCGGCTGCTTTACAACGGGTGCAAGCGGGTACGGTTCAAGCTGCGCTCCATCATCCGTTTGCCAGTATGCAGCGGCAGGAAAGCGGTACGCTCCAGCGCTTTGGCCTGTCTGATCTGAACCCGGTCAACCTCGTCAAAAAAGGGGCAGAGTGGGCTGCCGACAAAGGCAAAGACCTACTCGCCAAGGGACTCACCATCATTCCCGGTTACAAGCAGCTCTGTATGACTTTTGGTAAAGACTTAGTGACGGGCAAGGCGATGGCGCAAGACCCCAACGCGTTGCTAGATACCTTGGCCAATTGGGTGCCGGGGCCGCTCAAAGACATCATTAAAGCGGTTAAGGAAAGCAAAGCTATACCCAAAGCGTGGGCGTGGTTCAAAGGCGAGTTGGGCAAACTGCGGCTCGGTGACTTGATGGGTGATATCGGTGACGCCATCAAGAGTTTGAGCATTGACAAAGCCAAAGCCGCCGTGATGGGGCGCGTCAGTACCCTCAAAGGCATCATCACTGGCAGCGCCAAACGCATTGCTGACATCGTTTTGACGGCCATCGCCGCCGGACTGGGGCCAGTCGGACAAAAAGTGGTGGCAGCCCTGCGGAGCAGCGGTGACATGATTGTGCAGGTACTGAAAAACCCAGCCAAATTTGCCAGCAATCTGTTGGCGGCACTCAAGAAAGGCTTCGGACAGTTTGGGAGCAATGCTCCCAAACACTTCCAAAACGGCGTTGGCACTTGGTTGACCGGCGCAACAGGGGTGTCACTGCCGCCCAAATTGGACTTGCCCGGCATTTTCATGACCGCTTTGACGATCATGGGCTTGACCTATCAGAACTTTCGTGGGCGTTTGGTCAAAGCGGTGGGCGAGCAGAAAGTCAAATTGGCTGAGGGTAGCGTTCAGCTCATCAAAACCTTGCAAGGGGGACTTCACAAAGACCCTGATGTGAAGGGTCAACAAGGTGGAGTGGGGAGCGAAGTCTTAGCGGGGATTAAAAGCGAAGTGCAAAATTCGCTGATCTTGGCAGGCATCAAGAAAGTGGTGGGGATGCTCATTCCGGGCGGCGGGTTTTTAACGGCAATTGTCGGGGCATTTCAAAGCGTGCAGTTCGTGATTCAGCAAGGCAGCCAGATTGCAGGCGTGATTATGGACGCCTTGAGCAGCGTGGGGGCAATTGCGGCGGGCAATATCGGCGGTGCGGCCAACTTGGTGGAACGCAGCTTATCGGGTGCTATACCGCTGGCATTGGGTTTCGTGGCGAAATTGGTGGGGATCGGCAATTTGGGCGGCAAGATCAAAAACACCTTCGCGAAAGTCAAAGCTCGCTTGGATAGAGTCGTCGATAAAGTGGTGCTTAAGGCTAAAGGACTGATTGGAAAGCTCAAAGTTGGGGTCGCTAATACTGCACAGAAGGCTAAAGCATTCATTTCTGGCATTTTTGGCAAAAAGAGTTTCAAAACCAAAAAAGAGCAGCACAGCGTTTGGGTAGACTTTAAGAGTAACACCCCAACGCTGATGTTGGCCAGCACGCCACGGGAAGCCCGCGTTCAACTCCACTATGCTCACACCGAAGCTCTTGAGCGCAATGCGAGCAAGAAAAATGAAGCTGATACCCATCTCGCTCAAGGCCAAGCGGTGGTGACTCAGGGGATTGCCGAATTGAAAAAAGCGGCGTCAGCAGCGACAGGGAAGCCCTCCAAAGCAAAAACAGACCCCAAGATTTTCCTCACCAAGCTTTCGGCACAGTACACTGCTCAGCTTGCACCCATCGCTCAAAAGCTATTTGATTTGGCCGAATCGGGCACAGCGCGTCAAGGCAGCGTCTTACCTCCACACACGGTTACATTTGAGTGCAAACCATCGTTGGATTTTGCAGAATACAAGCGACAACTCGGCATTTCGCAAGCCGTACTCAGAGGAATGTCAGCCGAAGAATTTTTCAAACGGCGAGCACAGTTTAATTTTGTAGTGCCACAGGAAAAAGTGGAACGTAAACTGAGCGTTAAGAGTCAGAACGGGCGCGATGACTATCACGAAAAGCCTGCTATGTCACAAGCCAAAGCTCAAGCCGCCAAAGAATTGCAAGATTTTCTATCTGACCCCAATGGTTCTGCGATTGTCGCTCTTAAAGTCAACAAGATTCAATCACTGATGGAAATGGTTCGCCTTTCAACTGTCGACAAGTTGAAAAATACGAAAAAGGCTGATGAAAAGGCCAAGCTCAGCAGACAACTCTTGAAAATAAGTGACGGTATGGATACACTTAGTAATGCTTCAAGTAATATGGATGCAGGAAAAACCAAATCTGCGGCAAAAAGTATCTTAGGTTGTCTAACTGTTCTTCACAGTCTTGATCAAGTCGCAAGTGGTTTGCCTTCGCAATTGGCTGGCAAGGGATTAGATGCTTACGGAGATGCTCGTGTAGATTTTTCCATTGGCGGTTCTTGGTTACAGAAAGATCGCTTATCCGGTTTAGAGGGGCATATCCGTAAGAATATAAGCACAAAGAATTATCCAATGACGAAGTTGACTCCTATCAGCCTCACTGTTATCAAAACTTAA
- a CDS encoding T6SS immunity protein Tdi1 domain-containing protein has protein sequence MTLDLSKFNSLYLDSRKSYAHHKIDLPETIHAELKQLFDTYGLSSLDQGFLWVLDPIETKEDYQPWFNYLARTEGYIKAETTYPFMRTAFGDVFYFDSTDYGEISVVTNGGSNISLNGYLNRSLAEEDYLNDSHFHHLFKIALERFGELNCDECYAFLPPLALGGEIDEQYLQKVKLKEYLAILSEFLGNEDTEAG, from the coding sequence ATGACTCTCGACTTATCGAAATTCAACTCACTTTACTTAGATAGCCGAAAATCTTACGCTCATCATAAAATAGATTTACCAGAGACTATCCATGCGGAACTTAAGCAGTTATTTGATACTTACGGATTGTCAAGCTTAGATCAAGGTTTTTTATGGGTACTCGATCCCATTGAAACGAAGGAAGATTATCAACCTTGGTTTAACTACTTAGCTAGAACGGAAGGCTATATCAAGGCAGAGACGACTTACCCATTTATGAGAACTGCCTTCGGAGATGTTTTTTACTTTGATTCTACTGACTATGGTGAAATAAGTGTTGTAACAAATGGCGGTAGTAATATAAGCTTGAATGGTTATCTCAACAGGTCTTTAGCAGAAGAAGATTACTTGAATGATTCCCACTTCCATCATCTATTCAAAATCGCACTTGAGCGCTTTGGTGAACTTAATTGCGATGAATGCTATGCATTCTTACCTCCATTAGCACTTGGTGGTGAGATTGACGAGCAGTATCTTCAGAAAGTGAAGCTCAAAGAATACTTAGCCATCTTATCTGAGTTTCTGGGTAATGAGGATACTGAAGCAGGCTGA
- a CDS encoding integrase core domain-containing protein — MDVWRAFYNGIRPHSSLQYRTPDEFAALHSATQPSTTALHSP; from the coding sequence ATTGACGTCTGGCGTGCCTTTTACAACGGCATTCGGCCGCATTCTTCGTTGCAGTATCGGACGCCCGACGAGTTTGCTGCACTTCACTCGGCAACTCAACCTTCGACCACGGCACTACACTCACCATGA
- a CDS encoding AAA family ATPase has product MTHTTDQNRIIAALDNGFSHTSPFEFFHPHHELPPRCRSELRPDQASHPNPSISSAVAQLLRGEVRLDHKPGVMLSLSNTSSHLMISDLAASGHRIWFSTTLLTTLPSTVALMAMTEALTTDFLPYTRVALRHFIKILTSTGNLHYPMTGMPLPSATLSVPVREALWRLCDTIDAEVRLDLQEGRLRSCCQDFGTQQLELARTAREVNLATLIHPPRPQTPQLTPISRLNRLIKRGGAALLVGTFKTETAKRCAVENNVQLVLAKGAPGVEDRDFLGGVYPTANGPQWVDGPISRAFVLAQTGKTVLLIDEILRYQPEALNVLIGALDSVSRDEALKIGLPESSLVGERFYLLPLPNGEHLCCPAANLTWLMTTNLGEDHLQTADRIDAALLSRIDMVIEFLYPDEQVARALYERVGGDRELADLAYQIELITREGADVDGGLLIRPADARKTLALIKETLSIMEEDGLSRLVALECALPVVIFPHCCPRDMAGQLDEAAVNMLRNRVIEEVLACGG; this is encoded by the coding sequence ATGACGCACACCACCGACCAGAACCGCATCATCGCCGCCCTCGACAATGGTTTCTCCCACACTAGCCCGTTCGAATTCTTCCATCCCCACCATGAACTTCCACCGCGTTGCCGCAGTGAACTGCGCCCCGATCAGGCCTCCCATCCGAACCCCAGCATCAGTAGCGCCGTCGCCCAACTGCTTCGCGGCGAAGTGCGCCTCGACCACAAGCCCGGCGTGATGCTCAGTCTCAGTAACACCAGTTCCCACCTGATGATCAGTGATCTCGCTGCCTCTGGTCACCGCATCTGGTTCTCTACCACGCTGCTCACGACCTTGCCGTCCACCGTTGCGCTGATGGCGATGACCGAAGCGCTCACCACTGACTTCCTGCCGTATACCCGCGTTGCCCTGCGTCACTTCATCAAAATCTTGACCAGCACGGGCAATCTGCATTACCCCATGACCGGCATGCCCCTGCCCAGTGCCACCCTTTCCGTGCCGGTGCGTGAAGCGCTCTGGCGGCTGTGTGACACCATCGACGCCGAAGTGCGCCTCGATCTGCAAGAGGGTCGCCTCAGATCCTGCTGCCAGGACTTCGGCACCCAGCAGCTGGAGTTGGCCCGTACCGCGCGTGAAGTCAACCTTGCCACCCTCATCCACCCTCCACGTCCACAGACCCCGCAACTCACGCCCATCAGCCGCCTGAATCGCCTCATCAAACGCGGCGGTGCAGCCCTCCTCGTCGGCACCTTCAAAACCGAAACCGCCAAACGCTGCGCCGTTGAGAACAACGTGCAGCTCGTCCTGGCCAAAGGTGCGCCCGGCGTTGAAGACCGCGACTTCCTCGGCGGCGTCTACCCCACCGCGAACGGCCCGCAATGGGTGGACGGTCCGATCAGCCGCGCCTTCGTCCTCGCCCAAACCGGAAAGACCGTGCTGCTCATCGACGAGATCCTGCGTTACCAGCCGGAAGCGCTCAACGTCCTGATCGGAGCACTCGACAGCGTCAGCCGTGATGAAGCGCTCAAGATCGGCCTGCCGGAAAGCAGCCTGGTGGGCGAGCGCTTCTACCTGCTCCCGCTGCCCAACGGCGAGCACCTGTGCTGCCCCGCCGCGAACCTCACCTGGCTGATGACCACCAACCTCGGCGAAGATCACCTCCAGACGGCGGACCGCATCGACGCGGCGCTGCTGTCCCGTATCGACATGGTCATCGAATTCCTCTACCCCGATGAGCAGGTTGCCCGCGCCCTGTACGAACGGGTGGGTGGGGACCGTGAACTGGCTGACCTGGCGTACCAGATCGAACTCATTACCCGCGAGGGAGCCGATGTAGACGGCGGGCTGCTGATCCGTCCAGCCGACGCCCGCAAGACTCTGGCGCTGATCAAGGAAACGCTGAGCATCATGGAGGAGGACGGCCTGTCTCGGTTGGTAGCGCTCGAATGTGCCTTGCCGGTGGTGATCTTCCCGCACTGCTGCCCGCGTGACATGGCCGGGCAACTCGACGAGGCCGCCGTGAACATGCTCAGAAACCGCGTCATTGAAGAGGTGCTGGCCTGCGGCGGGTAA
- a CDS encoding VWA domain-containing protein: MLTLPKQVTTPAWHQQPRWRKYVTQLFALISRRMNFTCEFRSGDLIAGVIPESRRLIINPALMPIPDAEVRFDPGTDHARRVMLLRVIVAHEAGHVAFSAPKPAQPRLGWVWNALEDERMERLVVRRHPELLSDFAFLGDAMMLNGPGGELDLLNACLVWRWAHDRQDLPFLVKPEDEERWMTCIRPLVEAAWDAQAGEVAGIAQQILNALLEAAASSEMPRAALSADGAGMTETGSTPPAPPRAAPQDHSGNDAQREGAQDGPEGSSDQKSDRSDAGAGEEGAPDEQGEPNTQGRGGSEQGDPATDEDDQAAQGGSSSDGDTTADDPADTEAQDAQRSPSSDGEDSANAPATDEGDQAGRGGPSSDDHGPTSNDPATAGSTPDEPGDPSGTQDTLGTGNTRGQGKGEAETNPSAGKDWASPAGGAGDGLPLPSAPEEDLWPDSAVFELEAHARRLSSVLAPQGTPAHQQRSRSKGRFRYDRYVTGAERYFQRRVGEEKPAPFVLQLLVDTSGSMDGPRLAAAHQAALLLCRAAFLARSDVRVITFNFDAQEVVPLHTPWTQAQQLAHLRASGGTNLAPALELARAYRPPPTHKEVIGIICDGNLKSRDIQRCTALMDALRRERTTPPTLFPLLIGEGLGATETWKSLFGTAVPVLALDDIALTLKRCLTNERRRSSA, translated from the coding sequence ATGCTCACCCTGCCCAAGCAAGTCACCACGCCCGCCTGGCACCAACAGCCCCGGTGGCGCAAGTACGTCACCCAACTTTTCGCGCTGATCAGCCGCCGCATGAACTTCACCTGCGAATTCCGAAGCGGCGACCTCATTGCCGGCGTCATCCCTGAATCTCGTCGCCTGATCATCAACCCGGCCCTGATGCCCATTCCCGACGCCGAGGTGCGGTTTGATCCGGGCACGGATCATGCGCGGCGCGTGATGCTGCTGCGCGTTATCGTGGCGCACGAAGCGGGCCACGTGGCGTTCAGTGCCCCCAAGCCTGCTCAGCCGCGCCTCGGGTGGGTGTGGAATGCCCTGGAAGACGAGCGCATGGAGCGCCTGGTCGTCCGCAGGCACCCGGAGTTGCTGAGCGACTTTGCCTTCCTGGGTGACGCCATGATGCTCAACGGGCCAGGTGGTGAGCTTGATCTGCTCAACGCCTGCCTGGTCTGGCGCTGGGCACATGACCGTCAGGATCTGCCGTTTCTCGTCAAGCCTGAAGACGAGGAGCGCTGGATGACTTGCATTCGTCCGCTGGTCGAGGCGGCCTGGGACGCGCAAGCTGGGGAGGTTGCGGGGATCGCCCAGCAGATTCTGAATGCGCTCCTTGAAGCTGCTGCGAGCAGTGAGATGCCCAGAGCCGCGCTGAGTGCCGATGGCGCAGGCATGACCGAAACCGGGTCAACCCCCCCTGCACCACCTCGCGCAGCGCCACAAGACCATTCCGGCAATGACGCACAGCGCGAGGGTGCTCAGGATGGGCCAGAGGGTTCGTCCGATCAAAAGAGTGATCGCTCAGACGCCGGTGCAGGAGAGGAGGGTGCTCCGGACGAGCAGGGTGAGCCGAATACTCAGGGAAGGGGCGGCTCAGAGCAGGGCGATCCCGCCACGGATGAAGACGACCAGGCCGCACAAGGCGGCTCGTCCAGTGATGGGGACACGACGGCTGACGATCCTGCGGACACCGAGGCTCAAGACGCACAGCGCAGCCCCTCCAGCGACGGTGAGGACAGCGCCAACGCCCCTGCAACGGATGAAGGCGACCAGGCGGGACGAGGCGGCCCCTCCAGTGACGATCACGGCCCGACGTCTAACGATCCCGCAACAGCTGGGAGCACGCCAGACGAGCCAGGCGATCCGTCCGGTACTCAGGACACGCTGGGCACAGGGAACACGCGAGGTCAAGGCAAAGGTGAGGCAGAAACGAACCCATCAGCAGGGAAGGACTGGGCCAGTCCAGCAGGCGGGGCGGGGGACGGCCTGCCGCTGCCCAGTGCGCCGGAAGAAGACCTCTGGCCTGACAGTGCGGTGTTTGAACTCGAAGCCCACGCCCGCCGTCTGAGCAGCGTTCTCGCGCCGCAAGGCACACCCGCCCACCAACAGCGCAGCCGCTCGAAAGGCCGATTCCGCTACGACCGCTACGTGACCGGAGCCGAGCGGTACTTCCAGCGCCGCGTGGGAGAGGAAAAACCTGCCCCGTTCGTCTTGCAACTCCTCGTCGACACGTCCGGAAGCATGGACGGCCCACGGCTGGCTGCCGCGCATCAGGCCGCCCTCCTGCTGTGCCGCGCGGCGTTCCTGGCCCGCAGCGATGTGCGGGTCATTACCTTCAACTTTGATGCTCAAGAAGTGGTGCCCCTGCACACCCCTTGGACTCAAGCTCAGCAGCTCGCTCACCTCCGGGCCAGTGGTGGCACGAACCTCGCTCCGGCGCTGGAACTCGCCCGCGCCTACCGCCCACCACCGACCCACAAAGAAGTCATCGGCATCATCTGCGACGGCAACCTCAAAAGCAGAGACATTCAGCGCTGCACGGCCCTGATGGACGCCCTGCGCCGCGAACGCACCACCCCACCCACCCTCTTCCCGCTGCTCATCGGTGAAGGGCTGGGAGCCACCGAAACCTGGAAATCACTCTTCGGCACCGCCGTCCCTGTCCTGGCCCTTGATGACATCGCCTTGACGCTCAAGCGTTGCCTCACCAACGAGCGCAGAAGATCCAGCGCCTGA
- a CDS encoding IS4 family transposase: MDTNWLDARQWAEEQWSSLDLGDRRRTKRAVSLGAALARFPEGSLPQQCGCWSDVKAAYRLLDEERLSHELLSAVHWQHTRRAAQSALPVLFIQDTTELDFSPHVATTGLGHIGDTRGRGFLMHSALAVTPTSSGASVLGLAWQHVWTRTERHKGHETRTERAGRHTEYDVWADTVQAIGGVPPGCTWISVGDRGSDVFSYLRIARSLQWQVVMRVAQNRCVETNEGSQRLMEWMRAKPPVTTTLLKYRDPKTHVVTPVQLGIAFDTCQLCAPRNGPERGFPAQRVWCVRAFDLATSGDAVEWLLVSTLPCLTVEAALERLSWYSLRWNIEEYHKCLKSGCRMEARQLRSGKRLHRLLGFLAIVAVRLLWLRNASREDGDQLARQLIPEPLCRVVAYRLHQPATSLTLRVFWRAVANLGGFLARKSDGEPGWQTLWRGWMRLLDLTWCPPAPSP, translated from the coding sequence ATGGACACCAATTGGTTGGATGCCCGGCAATGGGCGGAGGAGCAATGGAGTTCTCTCGACCTTGGGGATAGACGGCGAACAAAGCGAGCTGTCAGCTTAGGGGCGGCACTGGCACGGTTTCCAGAGGGCTCCCTGCCGCAGCAATGTGGTTGCTGGAGCGATGTCAAAGCGGCCTATCGACTGCTTGACGAAGAGCGCTTGAGTCATGAATTGCTATCAGCCGTTCACTGGCAACATACCCGACGGGCAGCGCAGTCTGCGCTGCCCGTCCTCTTCATTCAGGACACAACTGAGCTCGATTTCAGCCCACACGTCGCCACGACTGGTTTGGGTCATATCGGTGACACACGCGGGCGCGGATTTCTGATGCATTCAGCGCTTGCAGTCACACCGACATCCAGTGGAGCCAGCGTCCTCGGCCTAGCGTGGCAGCATGTCTGGACGAGGACAGAGCGACACAAAGGACATGAAACCCGTACAGAACGTGCAGGACGACATACGGAATACGATGTCTGGGCTGATACTGTACAGGCGATCGGCGGTGTGCCCCCTGGTTGTACTTGGATCAGTGTGGGGGATCGTGGCAGTGACGTGTTCAGTTACCTACGGATCGCACGGAGCCTCCAGTGGCAAGTGGTCATGCGGGTGGCCCAAAACCGCTGCGTTGAAACCAATGAAGGTTCACAGCGTCTTATGGAGTGGATGCGGGCAAAACCACCGGTCACGACCACACTGCTGAAGTATCGAGACCCCAAAACCCACGTCGTCACGCCTGTTCAGCTCGGTATCGCCTTTGACACCTGCCAACTGTGTGCGCCCAGAAATGGCCCTGAGCGGGGGTTCCCCGCTCAACGGGTATGGTGCGTTCGTGCCTTTGACCTCGCAACTTCGGGCGATGCCGTGGAGTGGCTTCTGGTCAGCACGCTTCCGTGCCTCACGGTGGAAGCTGCTCTGGAGCGCCTCTCCTGGTATTCGTTACGCTGGAACATCGAGGAATATCACAAATGCCTCAAATCAGGCTGCCGAATGGAAGCCCGGCAACTCCGTTCTGGGAAGCGTCTTCACAGGTTGCTGGGCTTCCTCGCCATCGTCGCTGTGCGTTTATTGTGGCTCCGGAATGCTTCACGTGAAGATGGGGATCAACTGGCTCGCCAGTTGATCCCTGAACCACTCTGCCGAGTAGTCGCCTATCGACTTCATCAACCTGCAACATCCCTAACCTTACGTGTCTTTTGGCGTGCTGTAGCAAATTTAGGAGGGTTTCTGGCACGTAAGAGTGACGGAGAACCAGGTTGGCAGACGTTGTGGAGAGGTTGGATGCGATTGCTTGATCTTACCTGGTGCCCCCCTGCCCCCTCACCCTAA